Part of the Marinobacterium rhizophilum genome is shown below.
GAAAGGGTAGGCGAACGAGCTTGGCGCTGTGCCAAACTGTGCCTGCAGCAGTTCCCGCCCGGCGGTGATTTCGTCCCGCTTGCCTGGCGTATCGAGCCGTGCCAGGTTGGCGTGGGTGCGGGTATGGCCACCCAGCTCCCAGCAACCGGACGCCAGCATTTCGCGCACCTGCGCATCGCTGAGCTTGGGCTCGTGCATCAGCTCGCCGCTGTCGTGGTGCGCCTTCTTGGCCGTCGACCAGTCCCGTTCGAACCGGTCCACCACCAGGTAGAGGGTCGCCCGGGCACCGTATTTCTGCAGTATGGGATGGGCATTGCGGTAGTTGTCCTCGAAACCGTCATCGAAGGTCAGCAGCACGGTCTTGGCCGGCAGTAACGCGGGGTCGGTCAGCTCGGACATGAGGGCAAAGTGCCAGCCGTTTTCCTTCAGCCAGCGGATCTGGGCTTCGAAGCGGTCAGGCTTCACCCGCAGTTTGTTAAAGCGCGCCCCGGGGCGATGCTCGCTGACCATGTGATACATCAATATGCGGGGGTGCCTGTAGTCCACCGCCTTGCGCCACCAGGCATAGCGGTGGCTGAAGACGGCCCCCGCCAGCAACAGCGCCACACCGAGCCAGCTCACGCACAGAGCTCCCGGTATACCGCCAGGGTCTGCTCCAGCATGGTGTTCTGCAGGAACACCGCGTTGCCGGTCGGGCGCTCGCCGCCCTTGAGCAGCGCTGTCACCCTGGTCACCAACGCCTCACTGTCTCCCAGTGGCACGGCGCCAGCCGGATAGAGGGCGCCAAGAATTTCGCCGACGCCGCCGTGGGCGTAGCCCGCCACCGGCACGCCCAGGCTCAGGGCTTCGGCTACGGTACGGCCAAAGGACTCCGGCTTGGTCGACAGCGACAGCACCAGGCTGGATACCGCGTAGATATCGCGGATATCGTCGCGCCCGCCGGTGAGCGTGATGTCATCCCCCAGCCCCAGCGACTGGATGCGTTCCCGGATTTCCCGGGCATAGGCCCGGCGCTTGGGGTCTTCG
Proteins encoded:
- a CDS encoding polysaccharide deacetylase family protein, coding for MSWLGVALLLAGAVFSHRYAWWRKAVDYRHPRILMYHMVSEHRPGARFNKLRVKPDRFEAQIRWLKENGWHFALMSELTDPALLPAKTVLLTFDDGFEDNYRNAHPILQKYGARATLYLVVDRFERDWSTAKKAHHDSGELMHEPKLSDAQVREMLASGCWELGGHTRTHANLARLDTPGKRDEITAGRELLQAQFGTAPSSFAYPFGIFDATDVRLAEQAGFATAVTTVEGIDTDILNRRFELKRVKISGKDNGLAFRLRLRTGVRGGRR